In the genome of Mesorhizobium sp. NBSH29, the window CGATGGCGACTGCAAGACGCGCGTCACGCCGGCTTCTACCTTCAAGGTGCCGCTCGCTGTCATAGGCTTTGATTCAGGCTTTCTGAAAACGCCGCACGAGCCGCTTCTGGACAACAAGGACCCCAAGGCCAGTTGGGGTGGCGCACCAGAAAAGGTGGCGACCGATCCGACAGCCTGGCTGAAACATTCGGTCATCTGGTATTCGCAAAAAATCACCCATGAACTGGGCGCAGGAAAGCTCACGCGCTACGGCACGGAATTGGGTTTGGGCAATGCCGATTTTTCTGGCGACAAGGGCAAAAACAACGGGCTCGACCGCTCGTGGATCGGCTCGTCACTCAAGATCTCCCCGCAGGAGCAGGCAGCGTTCACCCGCAAGCTGGTGAATGGCACCCTGCCGGTGACACCCGAAGCGATGACGCTGACCCGCCAGAGCGTGGAAAGCAGCAAGGTGGCCGACGGCTGGACAGTGCATGGCAAGACGGGCGCTGCTTTTCCGCGCTTGCCAGATGGCAGCTTTGACCGCGCCCATGGCTGGGGCTGGTTCGTCGGCTGGGCGACAAAAGGCGAGCGCACCATTATCTTTACACGGCTTGTACAGGACGAGAAGGCGGGGCAACAATCCGCCGGCGTACGCACCAAGGGCGACATGCTGAAGAACTGGCCGCAGTTCGTGGCAGGTTTTGGCGGTTAACGGCGGCTACCCTCAGTCCCCTTACGCCAACATCGCCATCGCCGCTGCGTGCAGCTCTGCCGTACCCGCAGCCACGATGTTGCCGCCGTTTTCTGCCGGGCCGCCATCCCAGGTGGTGACGACGCCTCCGGCCTGTTCGATGATCGGGATGAGGGCTGCAATGTCATAGGATTGCAGCCCGCTCTCGATCACCAGATCGACGGTGCCCGCAGCGATCATGGCATAGCCGTAGCAATCCGTGCCGTAACGGGCGAGGCGAACCGCGTGCTCGATCCGGTCATACGCGGCCCGCTGCTCCGCGTTGAACAGCGCCGGCGTGGTGGTGCACAGCGTGGCTTCGGCAAGCGCCACGGTCTTGCGGGTGGAAAGCTGTCGCGCACCCCCCGGCCCCTCATAGAACGCTCCGGTGGAGTTGGCGTAAAATAGTTCGCCGGTAAACGGCTGCGCCATCATGCCGGCAACTGCATTGCCATGCTCGATCAGCCCAACGAGCGTGCCCCAGAGCGGAATGCCGGAGATGAAGGCGCGGGTACCGTCGATGGGATCGATGATCCACAGATGCGTTCCATCGCCTTCTGTGAGCCCAAACTCCTCACCCAGAATTCCGTGTGCCGGATAGGCTTCAGTGATGACACGGCGGATGGCCTTTTCTGCCTCCCGGTCGGCCTCGGTGACCGGATCAAAACCGGCAGCAAGCTTGTTGGTGACGACACCCTTCTGGCGAAAGCGCGGTAGGGTTTCTGCCGCAGCCGCAGCCGCGATATGGTGAAAGAAACCTGCCCCGATATCTGAACTGGCCAAAGCATGCTCCCCCTTGCTGACGTGTGCCATGACCCCTCGATTGGCACATCGCAAATAATTTAAAAAGCCCGAACCGAAAGATTGACTTTTGTGCAGCGCAACATAAACTTGGCAGCGGGCAGGTTGTTCCTGTCTATGCCCTTCTTGGGCGTTTCCTCCCTAGACTTCGACCGCGTCGTGCAAGCGATGCGGTCTTTTTTCTGGCCGGGAGGCCAAGAAGGGTCGACCGGGAAACTCTATTCGGCAGCCAGCGGGTGTGACAGGAAATACGCATCCGGCAGCGCCATCAGATCGGCGCAGAAGCGCTGCAGATCCTGTGCCAGCGCCTCGAAGCCGGGCGTCTTCTGGAAAGTGCGCTCGTTCATGTAGAGCCCGCGATTGACCTCGATCTGCAGCGTGTGCAGACCCTTCGCCGGACGCCCATAATGCTCGGTGATAAAGCCACCGGCATAGGGCTTGTTGTGGGCGACGCTGTAGCCCATCGAGAGCAACAGGCTAATGGCATGTTCGCTAAAGGCAGGCGCTGCCGAAACGCCAAAGCGGTCGCCGATAATGAAATCCGGCCGCGCGCCATTTTCACCGACCCGAATGCTCGTCGGCATCGAATGGCAGTCAACCAGCACCGCAAAACCGAACTGCGCATGGGTGCGGGTGACCAGGCGTTTCAGCTCGTTGTGATAAGCCTTGTAGATGGTTTCTATACGGTCGACGGCCTCGGCCAGCGGCAGCCGGCCAGGATAGATATCGAGCCCCTCACCCACAAGTTTGGGCACCGTGCCAAGTCCACCGGCCACCCGCGCCGAGCGGATATTGGCAAAGGGCGGGATCGGCTCGGCAAACATGCGCGGGTCGAGCTCCCATGGCTCGCGATTCACATCGAGATAGGCACGCGGAAAATTGGCTGCCAGAAGCGGTGCGCCAAGCCCCACAGCACCGCCGAACAGCGCCTCGACATAACAATCCTCCGAGCGGCGGATCGCATTGCGGTCCAGCCTCGTCATCGACAGGAAGCGCTCGGGATAGTGGCGGCCGGAATGGGGAGAATTGAACACGAAGGGCACGCGCTGTTGTGCCGGGCTCAGAACCTCGAACGGCGGAACCGTCCTGAAATCCTCGGCAACTGTCATGCCTTGTGCCCGAAATTCAAAACGTGACCTCCCATGCTGCGTCAAAGGTGCCACCACCCCGGCATTCTGTCCAGTCGGGCAAATCTTCCAGTACGGAAGGTTGAACCTTTTCCGGACGGCATTCACTTGATGTTTACTGTATATTCTACATATACAGGCTGGTGGGTTTACGGGCGGCGTTGCGTCGCACCGATGCTGATTCGAACGGGCTGATTCGGACGGGAATGATGACACGAATTCTTCTGGCGGAAGACGACGACGATATGCGCCGCTTTCTGGTCAAGGCGCTGGAGCGCGCCGGCTATCAGGTGAGCGATTTTGACAATGGCGCCAGCGCCTATGAGCGGCTGCGCGAAGAACCCTTCTCGCTTCTTTTGACCGATATCGTGATGCCCGAAATGGATGGCATCGAGTTGGCGCGGCGCGCCACCGAAATCGATCCTGACCTGAAAGTGATGTTCATCACCGGCTTTGCAGCTGTTGCGCTGAACCCCGATTCAAAGGCACCCAAGGACGCCAAGGTCCTGTCAAAACCCTTCCACCTGCGCGATCTCGTCAACGAAGTAGAGAAGATGCTGCAGGCCGCCTGAGGCCTGCGTTTCCACCGTCGGCACGCCGTTTTCGCGGCCATGCCAAAACGGCGACCTTTCCACCCGCCCCGCACTTGACGCGCCAGACCAAAAATGGTGTATGCGCGGCTTCGGATGGGCGTGTAGCTCAGCGGGAGAGCACTGCATTGACATTGCAGGGGTCACAGGTTCAATCCCTGTCACGCCCACCATCCGAACCACTTTTCTTCCAGTCTTGGCTGCTTCCGAATAGCCCGTGTAAGCGGGAAATTGGAGTTATTGAGACTGATCAGCAGTACAATCGACGCGCCAGCGGCTGGACTGCCCAGCGCCCACACCGTTCAGCAGAGCGGGAACGGTTCGTTGCTCGAGCAAATCCAGTCACAGATTCAACTAGCCGCCGAACGGTCTGCGAAGGGATGCTGCTGCCACCGCTAGACTTTGGCCACCAACCCGACCCTCATCTCCTCGTAAAGACACTGGATGAGCCGGTTGGTGACATGGGAAGCCGGTCGGTTAAAACGGTATCAAACGGCACCCGGACTTGATCCCGAAAAGCGTAACGACGTCGAGCGCCCCTGGGTCCGTGTGCTTACGAATGGCTTCGCAGGCGTGCGGAAACTGCTGAGACACGGGGCGAAATCCAATGCCTTGGAGGCTTCAGCCTGGCATCTTTTGATGCTGCGGAAGGTTCGGGTCCAACGGCGTAGTCGGCAAGGCGCTGCTGAGGAAGATGTTCATCATCGGCTTGATCACTGATGGATCGTCAACCGAGCCGGCCCGAATGCCGATTCCGCCCGGACGGCTTGTGTTCTTGCTGAACAATTGTGAACCGCAGTTTTCGCAGAACATCTTGGTCATGTTCGATCCGCTGTCAGCGCCGTGATCGTATGTGCGCGGATATCCCTTGATGGTAACGCTGTCTTCGGGCACGAACATGGTGGTGGCATGAACCGAGCCCATTGCCTTGCGGCAATCGGAACAATGGCAGTTCATCATCAGGGGCGGGTCGATTTCGCAGCTGTATGTCACGGTACCGCAAAGGCATCCGCCGGTGAATTTTGTCATCAAAGTCTCCATCTGGCCTCATCAGCCATGTTCGGTTGGGGAGTTGGCAGTGGTGCGGATGAGCAAGCCTTGAGCGTCTACGGACCGGGTGCGCGCAACATTCCGTGGCGCCTGCCGGTCCTGACGTGAATATTGCGCCAGCACGATCTGATGTCTTTACGCATAGTCTGTTAATCGTCGCTGCCCAGCTGGCAAGTCACCGATCTGAGCAGCTCCGTGGCGCCATCGCAGCGCTCACTATTCCGTTTCGACCCCCCCAGACGTCCCGCGCGGGCCAGTCCCATGCTGGCATCGCCAAGCCACACCTAAGGCAACGGCCTCAGGGCAAACCGAAGAGAAGGAGCCTCATTCAATCCCGCAAGTCCGGCTTGCGGTTTGTTCTCTTAAACTTGATGAAAAATCAAAAGGCCACAAAGATTTTGCAATCTTCGACTTCAAGAAAGCTAATTTTTAAATAGAGATCGAATTTATTTCGAAATATAGCGACCAAAAGTCGCATAAATAACTTTCTACATTGAAAGTATTTGTTAGATTACTATATCCCAAACATGATGTTTAAGTTTCATTGGAAAATTCACCTTCTTTCAGGACTTTCGAAAAGCCCCTCTTAGCCCCGAGTGGCGAAGGCGCTCTCGCCTGCGGCAAGCTCGGGGCTGCCATTTCATCCAAGAGGCCGGCAATAGGCCGGCAATAAAAACGCGCTCAGGTGCGCGAGACTGCCTGTTTCCGCGCTCAGGGGCGATAAAGTTCTTCACGCCGAATGCGCGTTTGACGTCGACACGATATTCCGCAGGTGGTCGACGGACTGGTTGCACCACCCAACAACCGTGAGGCAGTGACAAAGCCGACCACTGTCAGCCGCAACGGTGAATGCCCTCAACTAAATGGCGCCGCTTGATATGCCGGCGATCAGTTGTCGGATCGGTGCGATGCACGATCAGCAGATGTAAGGAGCCGAGCATGACCTTTTCGACAGATGTCCGAAATACATATTCATCGAATTCCCAAGGCTCCAATCCTCGAGGAGCGCAGGCGCGGGCAGGGATTCGATATGATCCTTGTATTGCCCGATGGGCGGACGATGGGGGTCAGATAGCGGATCATGCGCATCCGGCTGCCGATCGGCTTTCTCGAGCCTTTATTGACGATTCGCGATAATCGGCACGCCAGAATTTCATCCGAACGACATCAACCTGAATGGCGCCTTCTTCGAACGCGATCATGGCAATAGCGTGATGAAAACCACTATTGCGCGTCTGTTCGAGAGGGTCGCAACTATGGGCCGATCTTGTTCGGTACGTTGCCTCCGACCTGTCGCAACGGCGCTACACATTCACTGACGATCCACGCCGCGGCGCAGATGATCAGCCTGTCGAACGGGCCAATCAATTCCGAGCGTCTCCAGCGACCCTATTGTCATTCGCAATCTCCTGCGAGGTTTTCACTTGTGAAAATTATTGCGACCGCTTAAAAGTGGCAAATGAAATACCACTTTGAAGCATGTGAGCAGGATGGACTTTAAACATATCCAAAAAGCGCACCCAGCGGCCGAGGGACCTTTGACCCACGCGGATGTCGACCGCATCTTCATCGGCGGGCTGGTTCGCGAGTTTTATTCCAGGGTACGTCGAAACGAACGGCTCGGACCGATTTTCGCCCGTCATATCGTCGGCGACTGGGAACCGCATCTGGAGAAGATGACTGATTTCTGGTGTTCTGTAATTCTCAAGAGCGGGAGCTACGACGGTCGTCCCGTCCCCGCCCATCTTAAGCTCAAAACCGTGGTGGAAGGCGATTTCGCGGTTTGGCTCGGC includes:
- a CDS encoding N-formylglutamate amidohydrolase, whose protein sequence is MTVAEDFRTVPPFEVLSPAQQRVPFVFNSPHSGRHYPERFLSMTRLDRNAIRRSEDCYVEALFGGAVGLGAPLLAANFPRAYLDVNREPWELDPRMFAEPIPPFANIRSARVAGGLGTVPKLVGEGLDIYPGRLPLAEAVDRIETIYKAYHNELKRLVTRTHAQFGFAVLVDCHSMPTSIRVGENGARPDFIIGDRFGVSAAPAFSEHAISLLLSMGYSVAHNKPYAGGFITEHYGRPAKGLHTLQIEVNRGLYMNERTFQKTPGFEALAQDLQRFCADLMALPDAYFLSHPLAAE
- the hisN gene encoding histidinol-phosphatase, coding for MAHVSKGEHALASSDIGAGFFHHIAAAAAAETLPRFRQKGVVTNKLAAGFDPVTEADREAEKAIRRVITEAYPAHGILGEEFGLTEGDGTHLWIIDPIDGTRAFISGIPLWGTLVGLIEHGNAVAGMMAQPFTGELFYANSTGAFYEGPGGARQLSTRKTVALAEATLCTTTPALFNAEQRAAYDRIEHAVRLARYGTDCYGYAMIAAGTVDLVIESGLQSYDIAALIPIIEQAGGVVTTWDGGPAENGGNIVAAGTAELHAAAMAMLA
- a CDS encoding GFA family protein codes for the protein MTKFTGGCLCGTVTYSCEIDPPLMMNCHCSDCRKAMGSVHATTMFVPEDSVTIKGYPRTYDHGADSGSNMTKMFCENCGSQLFSKNTSRPGGIGIRAGSVDDPSVIKPMMNIFLSSALPTTPLDPNLPQHQKMPG
- the cpdR gene encoding cell cycle two-component system response regulator CpdR, whose amino-acid sequence is MTRILLAEDDDDMRRFLVKALERAGYQVSDFDNGASAYERLREEPFSLLLTDIVMPEMDGIELARRATEIDPDLKVMFITGFAAVALNPDSKAPKDAKVLSKPFHLRDLVNEVEKMLQAA
- a CDS encoding group III truncated hemoglobin, with product MSRMDFKHIQKAHPAAEGPLTHADVDRIFIGGLVREFYSRVRRNERLGPIFARHIVGDWEPHLEKMTDFWCSVILKSGSYDGRPVPAHLKLKTVVEGDFAVWLGIFRETAREFCEPEVATVFIDRAERIAKSLQLAMFFRLPPHGKDMP
- the blaOXA gene encoding class D beta-lactamase, translated to MKFTLLSAALFSTLLFTGTAEAGTICTLVLDAKTGTTLMSDGDCKTRVTPASTFKVPLAVIGFDSGFLKTPHEPLLDNKDPKASWGGAPEKVATDPTAWLKHSVIWYSQKITHELGAGKLTRYGTELGLGNADFSGDKGKNNGLDRSWIGSSLKISPQEQAAFTRKLVNGTLPVTPEAMTLTRQSVESSKVADGWTVHGKTGAAFPRLPDGSFDRAHGWGWFVGWATKGERTIIFTRLVQDEKAGQQSAGVRTKGDMLKNWPQFVAGFGG